The sequence GGCTCGTTCCTTAGCACAGACCCAGAGCTggcacaggcacacacagacacgcacagaGGGGACACGGAGCCTTGCATTCACTCTCGGGAAGTCCTTCACAAGGACGTTCTTTTTTCCAGCTTGTGCTTTGTGAGAAAGTACTTGAAGAATTCATACACCGACCAGGCGATGGCTGTAGAAGGCATCTGGTAGATGACACGTGCCTGCACCCCTCTGAAATACCCCGAGATGCCCCCCAGCTGATAGACAGTCTTGAAGGCGTTCATCATGCCCGAGAGGTGCCCGCTGATGTTCACGGAGCTCAGGGCCATGTTCTCTTGGGTGTTGAGCAGGGTCTTGCAGACATCCAGAGGCGTGGTGGCGGCAGCCGCCACGGCCCCTGCGACGGCGCCGGAGACGATGTGGGAGCGGGGGTTATACTCCCGGCGTGGGTTGATCTGCTCCTGCATGAATTCGTAGGTGATGAAGTGAATGGCCTGGAAGGGGACGTTCATGGTGAGCTGGGTGGTGTAGCTGCGGTAGAAGGCACCGAACCCCTCCGTCTTCTGCACTGTCCTTACGCACGCCAGGACGGACTTGTAGGGGGAGTTGAACATCTGCATCCGCTGTTTCACCACTGGTCCGGGTGATGGCCGCAGGGGGTgaaggcagggcaggcagcaccaggcaggacAGACACAGGGGGATACAACAGCTTATTAGCTAAGACACACCTTTCCTGGTCGTCACAACACCCAGACCAAACTCTGCTCCCAGACCCAACCACCCACAGCCAACCTCTCCTTCCAAGTCCAAACTGCTACGACATAAAATGGATGTTTCTGTAGTGATG comes from Athene noctua chromosome 28, bAthNoc1.hap1.1, whole genome shotgun sequence and encodes:
- the SLC25A37 gene encoding mitoferrin-1, whose protein sequence is MELSCGVGGSAAAPPGPGPPPAAAAPPAPPMEGEEYESLPSGASLGTHMMAGAVAGIMEHTVMYPVDSVKTRMQSLQPDPKAQYRSVYEALKKIVLTEGFWRPLRGINVTMLGAGPAHAMYFACYEKMKKSLSDTIQHGGNSHLANGIAGSVATLLHDAVMNPAEVVKQRMQMFNSPYKSVLACVRTVQKTEGFGAFYRSYTTQLTMNVPFQAIHFITYEFMQEQINPRREYNPRSHIVSGAVAGAVAAAATTPLDVCKTLLNTQENMALSSVNISGHLSGMMNAFKTVYQLGGISGYFRGVQARVIYQMPSTAIAWSVYEFFKYFLTKHKLEKRTSL